The Lycium ferocissimum isolate CSIRO_LF1 chromosome 1, AGI_CSIRO_Lferr_CH_V1, whole genome shotgun sequence genome includes a region encoding these proteins:
- the LOC132055179 gene encoding pheophytinase, chloroplastic-like has protein sequence MEILSCHSTSFCYVENVRGKAIGGCLSSNQAKFSILKEERMCYVLFKLSRGARRYSGADQFSIKTPNRSQICCPINALKEFDNFDSSVLSKSYNSYVVDRKESSPDVTGAGSSVPKVIIPGLPDESKDDYVAPISSCYWEWKPKLNVHYEKSGCQNVNSPAMLFLPGFGVGSFHYEKQLKDLGRDHRIWAIDFLGQGKSLPYEDLTSPSKEQPDPVWGFGDEAEPWAKELVYSIDLWKEQVHYFIEEVIKEPVYIVGNSLGGYVAIYFAACYPHLVKGVTLLNATPFWGFFPNPVRSPRLSKVFPWAGQFPLPTSVRKVTELVWQKISDPESIAKILKQVYADHTTKVDNVFARILETTKHPAAAAAFASIMFAPRGQLSFEEALSGCQMNNVPVCLMYGKEDPWVKPIWGLQVKRQLPAAPYYEISPAGHCPHDEVPEVVNFLLRGWMRSLESHGSVALLLLESPESVECDIVRDLEFFCEGPKRSARVQFYGSTVPHWKRVSAYLKTQFQNRGAYSR, from the exons ATGGAAATTCTATCTTGCCATTCGACATCATTTTGTTACGTTGAAAACGTTAGAGGGAAAGCCATTGGCGGATGTCTAAGTTCAAATCAGGCAAAGTTTTCCATactgaaagaagaaagaatgtgTTATGTTCTTTTTAAACTTTCTCGAGGAGCGCGTAGATATTCTGGTGCTGATCAGTTTAGCATAAAAACACCAAATCGGAGCCAAATTTGCTGCCCTATCAATGCATTGAAGGAATTTGACAATTTTGATTCAAGTGTCTTAAGTAAAAGTTATAACTCTTATGTAGTTGATAGAAAAGAGAGTAGTCCAGACGTGACTGGTGCTGGCAGTTCAGTACCGAAGGTTATCATTCCTGGTTTGCCGGATGAGAGTAAAGATGATTATGTTGCTCCCATTAGCAGTTGTTATTGGGAATGGAAGCCAAAATTGAATGTTCATTATGAGAAATCAGGGTGCCAAAATGTTAATTCCCCGGCAATGCTTTTTCTCCCTGGTTTTGGTGTTGGTTCATTTCACTATGAAAAGCAGCTAAAGGATCTTGGTCGTGATCACAGAATATGGGCAATAGATTTTCTCGGCCAGGGGAAGTCGTTACCATATGAAGATCTGACCTCTCCGTCCAAGGAACAACCTGATCCCGTTTGGGGCTTTGGAGATGAAGCAGAACCTTGGGCTAAAGAACTTGTCTATTCTATCGACCTATGGAAGGAGCAAGTGCACTATTTCATTGAAGAG GTTATTAAAGAGCCAGTTTACATTGTGGGGAATTCTCTTGGTGGCTATGTTGCCATTTACTTCGCGGCATGTTACCCTCATTTGGTTAAAGGTGTAACTTTGCTGAACGCAACACCTTTTTGGGGATTTTTTCCGAATCCTGTTAGATCCCCTCGATTATCTAAAGTATTTCCTTGGGCTGGACAATTTCCTCTTCCCACCTCTGTCAGAAAGGTCACAGAACTTGT ATGGCAGAAAATTAGTGATCCTGAAAGTATTGCTAAGATACTGAAACAAGTTTATGCTGATCACACAACAAAGGTTGATAATGTTTTTGCTCGGATACTTGAGACGACAAAACATCCTGCAGCAGCGGCAGCTTTTGCCTCAATAATGTTTGCTCCCCGAGGACAACTTTCTTTTGAAGAGGCTTTATCTGG GTGTCAAATGAACAATGTGCCTGTGTGTCTCATGTACGGGAAAGAAGACCCCTGGGTGAAGCCTATTTGGGGTTTACAGGTGAAACGGCAACTGCCTGCAGCTCCATATTATGAGATTAGCCCTGCCGGTCATTGTCCCCATGATGAAGTTCCAGAG GTCGTGAATTTTCTGCTCCGTGGATGGATGAGGAGCCTAGAGTCCCATGGCTCAGTTGCATTGCTTCTGCTTGAAAGTCCAGAAAGTGTTGAATGTGATATTGTCAGAGACTTGGAATTCTTTTGTGAGGGGCCAAAAAGATCAGCGCGGGTGCAGTTTTATGGGTCAACGGTTCCCCATTGGAAGAGGGTTAGTGCGTATCTGAAAACTCAGTTTCAAAATCGAGGGGCTTACTCTCGATAA